Genomic window (Acidobacteriota bacterium):
GCAGAGACTCCGCGTCGAGCGTTCCGAGTTCCTTGCGTTTGCGCGCCACCGCCTCTTCGAGATAGACGACCATCACGATCGTCGTTTGGACCGCCGCGCCGAAAAGCGCGATGAATCCGACCCAGACCGCAACCGAGAAATTGTAGTCGAGCAGCCACAAAAGATAGACGCCGCCGGTCAGGGCGAACGGCACCGCAAGCAGTATGTGCGCCGCCTCCAAAAACGATCTGTAGGTCAGGTAAAGCGTCAGGAAGATGATCAGGATGACGATCGGAACGACGATCATCAAGCGGCTCTTCGCGCGCTGCTGATTCTCGTATTGGCCGCTCCAGTTGACATAATAGCCGGCCGGAAGCTGCACTTTGCCGAGGATCGAAGCGTTCGCCTCGTCGACGAAACCGCCGATATCGCGCCCGCGGACGCTGAGCAGCACGGTGCCGCGGAGAAGCCCGTTCTCGCTCTGGATCATCGCCGGGCCTTCGACCATTCTGATCTCGGCAAGCTGCGCCAGAGGAACCGGCGCCCCGCTTGGCGCGGTCACCGGAATGCGGCCGATCGCCTCGGGCGAATCGCGGAATTCGGGCGCGTAGCGGACTCGGATCGGAAAACGCTTGCGGCCCTCGATCGTCACCGTCAGATTCGTTTCGCCGATCCCCGTCTCGATCGCTTCAGATATCGTCCCGACATCGATGCCGTATTTTGCGGCGGCCCGGCGGTCGATGTCGATATCGAGATAAGGCGCGCCGGTGATCTGCTCCGGATAGACGTCGGCCGCGCCGGGAATATCGCGCACGGCCGCGGCGACCTGTTTCGACAGATCTTCGAGCGTTTGGAGATCGTTGCCGAAGATCTTGATCCCGACCTGCGAACGGATCCCGGTCGCGAGCATCTCGATGCGATTGATGATCGGCTGCGTCCAGATATTCGTCACGCCCGGCATACGGAGCGCCGTGTCCATCTCGGTGACAAGCTTTTCGCGAGTCACGCCGGGGCGCCATTCGGCTTCGGGTTTGAGATGAATGACCGTCTCGTTCATATTGATCGGCGACGGATCGGTCGAACTCTCGGCCCGGCCGGCCTTGCCGACGGCCCACAGCACTTCGGGAAACGATTTGATGATCTCGTCCTGTTTGCGCATTATGCGCGTCGCCTCGTCGAGCGAAACCGCCGGGTCGGTGACCGGCATATACATCAGATCGCCCTCGTTGAGCGGCGGCATAAATTCCGAACCGATCCGCGTCGCCGCGAGCGTTGCGCCGAGAAACAAGATGAGCGCGGCAAAAACGGTAAGCGCGCGATGACGCAAGGCCCAGCCGAGAAACGGCCGGTAAAAGCGCCGAAGCAAACGCATTATCGGGTTCCAGTCCTCGTCGTGCAGCTTGCCGCCGAGGAAGTATGTGCAGAGGACCGGCACCAGCGTGATCGCCATAAACGCCGCCCCGACCATCGCGAACGTCTTCGTGAACGCGAGCGGATGAAAGAGCTTCCCTTCCTGTCCGGTGAGCGCGAAAACCGGGGCGAAAGCGATGATAATGATCGCGATCGACGAAAATATGGGCCGTCCGACCATCTTCGTAGCCGCGAGAACTTCGCGCCAAACGGCCGCCCGGTCCTTGGTATCGATTCCCTTGTCCTCGATCGCGCGATAGGCGTTCTCGGTGACGACGATGCCCGCATCCACGAGGTCGGAAATGGCGATCGCGATTCCCGCGAGCGACATTATGTTCGACGTGATCCCGGCGAAATACATAAAAAGGAACGAGATCAGGACGGCGAGCGGCAGAGGGACGGTGACGATGAAAACGGACCGGAAATGCGCGAGGAAGAGCAGATTTGCGAGCGTGACGAGGATCAGTTCCTCGATCAGCGCTTCCTTGAGCGTGTCGGCGGTGCGGTTGATGAGTTCCGTCCGGTCGTAA
Coding sequences:
- a CDS encoding efflux RND transporter permease subunit, translated to MINWLIEWSLRNRIIVIIVYLGLMAAGYWALTRTPIDAIPDLSDNQIIVFTDWPGRSPQEVEDQVTYPLVTNLQGLAGVRTVRASSAFSFSMINVIFEDNVELYWARTRILERLNLVTKQLPEGVTPTLGPDATGVGQVFWYTLESDKMNLRDLRTLQDWFVRYQLNSVSGVAEVASVGGFVQQYQIDVDPNKLRAFGLPLSAVVEAVGKSNNNVGGNVVEQSGEWAVVRGIGLVESVADVGNIVIGGKSGTPVYVKNVAEVKIGNAFRTGSLDKNGVEAVGGVVISRYGVSALETIENVKKKIEEIKPGLPEGVRIVPFYDRTELINRTADTLKEALIEELILVTLANLLFLAHFRSVFIVTVPLPLAVLISFLFMYFAGITSNIMSLAGIAIAISDLVDAGIVVTENAYRAIEDKGIDTKDRAAVWREVLAATKMVGRPIFSSIAIIIIAFAPVFALTGQEGKLFHPLAFTKTFAMVGAAFMAITLVPVLCTYFLGGKLHDEDWNPIMRLLRRFYRPFLGWALRHRALTVFAALILFLGATLAATRIGSEFMPPLNEGDLMYMPVTDPAVSLDEATRIMRKQDEIIKSFPEVLWAVGKAGRAESSTDPSPINMNETVIHLKPEAEWRPGVTREKLVTEMDTALRMPGVTNIWTQPIINRIEMLATGIRSQVGIKIFGNDLQTLEDLSKQVAAAVRDIPGAADVYPEQITGAPYLDIDIDRRAAAKYGIDVGTISEAIETGIGETNLTVTIEGRKRFPIRVRYAPEFRDSPEAIGRIPVTAPSGAPVPLAQLAEIRMVEGPAMIQSENGLLRGTVLLSVRGRDIGGFVDEANASILGKVQLPAGYYVNWSGQYENQQRAKSRLMIVVPIVILIIFLTLYLTYRSFLEAAHILLAVPFALTGGVYLLWLLDYNFSVAVWVGFIALFGAAVQTTIVMVVYLEEAVARKRKELGTLDAESLLEAVTEGALLRLRPKVMTVTTIVFGLLPIMWSTSAGSEVMKPLAAPVFGGMLSSLLHVLVVTPVIFYWLRLWQLKRGKGGDE